TTGGGCACGAACGCCGAGATCTCGTGCTCGCGGTCCACGACGAGCCGAACGGCGACCGACTGCACGCGCCCGGCGGAGAGGCCGCGCCGCACTTTCTTCCACAGGATCGGCGAGATCTCGTACCCGACGAGCCTGTCGAGGATGCGCCGCGCCTGCTGCGACTCGAACCTGCGGGTGTTCAGGCTCAGGGGGTGGTCGAGCCCCTCGGCGATCCCCTTCCGTGTGATCTCGTTGAACATCACGCGCGAGAGCCGGCTCGCGTCGACGCCGAGCTCCTCGGCGATGTGCCACGCGATCGCCTCGCCCTCTCGATCCGGGTCGAGCGCCAGGAAGATCTTGTCCGCCGTCTCGGCCGACTTGACGAGGTCCTTGAGCACCTTCCGCTTGCCCGGGATCACCTGGTACTCGGGCTCGAAGGAGCGGTCGATCGCGACCCCCATCTTCGACTTCGGGAGATCCTTGACGTGGCCGAGGGAGGCCTTCACCACGTACGAAGGGCCGAGGTACTTGCGGATGGTGCGCGCCTTTGCCGGCGATTCCACGATGACGAGCGATTTTGACATGCCTGCCGTCGGTCCTTCCACCTAACCGGGTCGAGTGAACAACTTGCCGCCGCGGTCCTCTGCGAACCCGGCGAGCTCCAGCGTGAGCAGCGCCGCCTGCGTGCGTGCCGCGCCGAGCCCGGTCGCCGCGACGATCTCGTCGATGTGAACCGGCTCCCGGCCCAGCCGATCCAGGACGAGGATTTCGTCGTCACCCAGATCCGCCGGTGCGGTCGCGGGAGTCTCCTTACATCGCGGCGGCGGTTCCGGCAAGTCGAGTTGAAAGAAAAGAGGCGCACGATTCATGAGGTCGAGCACGTCCGCGGCGGACTCGACGAGCCGCGCCCCGGCCCGGAGGAGCCCGTTGTTGCCGCGGTTGCGGGGATCGCCAGCCGTGCCGGGGATCGCCGCGACCGGCACGCCGAGGCTTCCCGCGATCCTCGCGGTGATGAGCGCGCCCGAGCTGCTCGGGGCCTGCACGACGACCACGAGGTCGCTGAGCGCGGCGATGAGCCGGTTGCGGCGGGGGAAGCTCCAGCGCGACGGCGGGGTCGACGCCGGGAGCTCGGTCGCGACCGCGCCGAAGCCCCCGGCGATCCGCTCGAACAAGGGGCGGTTTGCAGGCGGGTAGAGGCGTCCCAGCCCCGAGCCGAGCACCGCGACCGTCCGGCCGCCGCCCTCGATTGCGCCCTCGTGGGCCGCGGTGTCGATCCCGCGCGCCCCGCCGGAGACCACGATTGCGCCGGCCGCCGAGAGCGCCGCGGCGATCTCGGCCGCGTGTCGCCGGGCCGGGGGATCGGCCTCGCGCGATCCCACGATCCCGACGGCCGCGCCCCACGGGCACGGGAGCTCGCCGAGGACGAACAGGCGCTCGGGCGCGTCGGTCAGCGCGTCGAGGCGTCGCGGATACGCCGGATCGCCCCGTCGAATCTCCTCGTGTCGGCCGCCTTTCGGTTCGCCGCGCGTCATGGCGCTCCCTGTATCGGCCGTTTTCGGGGAAAGTTGACGGAAATCGACGTCCGGGCCTAGTAGCCCCTCACCATCTCGACCTCGGCGCCGACCTCGAGCTCGCGCGCCGCGGCGGTCACGATGCAGGTCGAGGTGTTCGGCCGGGCTTCCACGACGCGCAGCTCCGCGAGCACCTCGAACGGGTAGCCGTCGCGGTCGTCCTTCTCGTCGAGGCTCTTGCGATAGCTGTCGCGCTTCTCGATGACGAAGAAGCGGTTGCCCACGCGGACGCCCTGCTCCTCGCCGCGGTCCACGAAGGCGATCTGGAACGCCGCCGCCATGACGACCGGGTCGAGGAAGGCGATGATGTGGCCCTTGAGCTCGCGGTCGTTCGGGGCGGGCGCGACCAGCTGGAACTTGCGGCTCACCGGGCCGACCTTGGTCCCGCGCTCGATCGGCTGGAACGATTCCTCGATGATGACCCGCGCGATCTTCTTGTCCTTGTCGTAGCTCGTCACGCGCGCCGAGCCGAGGATCTCGACGAGAACGCCCATCTCGGAGCCGCGATCCTCCACCGAGTCGACCTCCCGCAGCGTCTGGAAGAACTCGTACTCCTCGCCCGGGGCGATCTCGCGGTCCTCCTCGAACTCGACGTACACCTCGTCATACTGGCCGAGGAGCGAGATCTCCTTCTGCGCGCCGACGAGCGTGCCCGCCTTCTTGAGCTCCTCCTTGTCGACGAACCCGCGGGTTCGGGTCAGGATCCCGTCGCCGCGCCGCGGGGCGATGGGGGCGGGCGTCGCGGACGGGGTGACGCTCGCGGGGGACTGCGCCACCGCGCTCGGGGGCGTGAGCCACAGAACGTCGCCCGGGTAGATCCAGTGCGGGTTGGTCACCTTCGGGTTGTACGACCAGATCCGCGGCCAGACGTACGGATCGCTGAAGTGCGTCGAGCAGA
This Pseudomonadota bacterium DNA region includes the following protein-coding sequences:
- the dprA gene encoding DNA-processing protein DprA, yielding MTRGEPKGGRHEEIRRGDPAYPRRLDALTDAPERLFVLGELPCPWGAAVGIVGSREADPPARRHAAEIAAALSAAGAIVVSGGARGIDTAAHEGAIEGGGRTVAVLGSGLGRLYPPANRPLFERIAGGFGAVATELPASTPPSRWSFPRRNRLIAALSDLVVVVQAPSSSGALITARIAGSLGVPVAAIPGTAGDPRNRGNNGLLRAGARLVESAADVLDLMNRAPLFFQLDLPEPPPRCKETPATAPADLGDDEILVLDRLGREPVHIDEIVAATGLGAARTQAALLTLELAGFAEDRGGKLFTRPG
- a CDS encoding LysM peptidoglycan-binding domain-containing protein — protein: METMKRAGFAAALAFLLPFGSTAAAQGSSGEGGGDDLEKDLKPGLHVHASDSSSSLLSQAAKDGSSIVISEGDGAGQGYVEPVQVDTYAVREGDTLWDICSTHFSDPYVWPRIWSYNPKVTNPHWIYPGDVLWLTPPSAVAQSPASVTPSATPAPIAPRRGDGILTRTRGFVDKEELKKAGTLVGAQKEISLLGQYDEVYVEFEEDREIAPGEEYEFFQTLREVDSVEDRGSEMGVLVEILGSARVTSYDKDKKIARVIIEESFQPIERGTKVGPVSRKFQLVAPAPNDRELKGHIIAFLDPVVMAAAFQIAFVDRGEEQGVRVGNRFFVIEKRDSYRKSLDEKDDRDGYPFEVLAELRVVEARPNTSTCIVTAAARELEVGAEVEMVRGY